A window from Gottschalkiaceae bacterium SANA encodes these proteins:
- a CDS encoding TIGR01212 family radical SAM protein: MNQWNDKRYHNLNFELRERFGKKMVKLSLDGGFTCPNRDGTLSEKGCVFCSERGSGDFAGSRWAPLQEQIDQQIILLTEKWPKAGYLAYLQNFTNTYGETESLGKLYREIVADPRIEGLAIATRADCLNDDVIALLEGLSHKTFLWVEIGIQSIHASTREWMNRHEDLDQAMEMVERLQSCGIRVVVHLILGLPGETENEMIESVKAVGDLAPWGIKLHLLHIMIKTPLAEWYQAHPFDMMERGAYIDLLVKCLVGLSPDITIHRLTGDAPRDRLLAPKWAVRKRLILNGLDQALRQGNLWQGKSWMGSKRIWEFNG; the protein is encoded by the coding sequence ATGAATCAGTGGAATGATAAGCGCTATCATAATTTGAATTTTGAATTGCGTGAGCGGTTCGGCAAAAAGATGGTGAAATTGAGTTTGGATGGCGGATTTACTTGTCCAAACCGAGACGGCACCCTTTCTGAGAAAGGGTGCGTCTTTTGTAGTGAGCGAGGAAGCGGTGATTTTGCCGGGAGTCGTTGGGCTCCCCTACAGGAACAGATCGATCAGCAGATAATTTTGTTGACAGAGAAATGGCCTAAGGCAGGTTATTTGGCTTATTTGCAGAATTTTACCAATACCTATGGTGAAACCGAGTCGTTAGGAAAATTATATCGAGAGATAGTAGCGGATCCGCGCATTGAAGGATTAGCGATCGCTACCCGGGCAGATTGCCTGAATGATGATGTGATTGCCTTATTGGAAGGCTTGAGTCATAAAACCTTTTTGTGGGTGGAGATCGGGATTCAATCGATTCACGCTTCAACGAGGGAGTGGATGAATCGCCATGAGGATTTGGATCAAGCCATGGAAATGGTGGAACGACTTCAATCTTGCGGGATTCGGGTGGTCGTTCATTTGATATTGGGTTTACCCGGTGAGACAGAAAATGAGATGATTGAGAGTGTGAAAGCGGTTGGAGATCTTGCTCCTTGGGGAATAAAACTTCATCTTCTTCATATCATGATCAAAACACCCCTTGCGGAGTGGTATCAAGCACATCCTTTTGATATGATGGAAAGAGGAGCTTATATCGATTTATTGGTGAAGTGCTTAGTTGGGCTTTCACCGGATATTACAATTCATCGATTGACAGGAGATGCACCACGGGATCGCTTGCTTGCTCCTAAGTGGGCGGTTCGAAAACGATTAATTCTCAATGGCCTTGATCAGGCATTGCGTCAAGGAAATTTGTGGCAAGGGAAGAGTTGGATGGGGAGTAAACGCATATGGGAATTCAATGGATAG
- a CDS encoding ABC transporter ATP-binding protein — translation MLQVRDLHVYYDKIHAIKGVDFDVKPGEIVSLIGANGAGKTTILHTISGILKPTEGFVKFQGEEINSVPAHRIVYMGMAHVPEGRRIFAQMTVLENLQMGAFTRSDTVQIRRDMEKIFTRFPRLKERMGQLAGTLSGGEQQMLAMGRALMSNPTLILLDEPSMGLAPILVDQIFSIIEDIKAMGTTVLLVEQNATRALSIADRAYVLETGKIVMSGDAKELLANSDVRSAYLGG, via the coding sequence ATGCTACAAGTACGAGATCTACATGTATATTATGACAAGATTCATGCGATCAAGGGCGTCGACTTTGATGTAAAGCCAGGGGAGATTGTTTCTTTGATCGGTGCCAATGGCGCTGGGAAGACGACAATTCTGCATACGATATCGGGGATTCTAAAGCCAACTGAAGGATTTGTGAAATTTCAAGGCGAGGAAATCAACTCAGTTCCTGCGCATCGAATTGTATATATGGGTATGGCTCATGTACCGGAGGGGCGACGAATTTTTGCGCAGATGACGGTATTAGAAAATCTGCAAATGGGCGCTTTTACTCGAAGTGATACCGTTCAGATTCGAAGAGATATGGAAAAAATCTTTACCCGTTTTCCACGGTTAAAGGAACGAATGGGTCAATTGGCGGGTACTCTTTCAGGTGGCGAACAACAGATGTTGGCCATGGGACGAGCATTGATGTCAAACCCGACGTTGATTCTTTTGGATGAACCATCCATGGGTCTAGCACCGATTTTGGTTGACCAGATCTTCTCGATTATTGAAGACATTAAGGCGATGGGAACAACGGTATTGCTTGTTGAACAGAATGCAACACGAGCACTTTCCATTGCGGACCGTGCCTATGTTTTGGAAACAGGTAAGATTGTCATGTCTGGCGATGCCAAAGAACTATTAGCAAACAGCGATGTAAGATCCGCTTATTTAGGCGGATAA
- a CDS encoding branched-chain amino acid ABC transporter permease, which yields MQFIQQLINGIHVGSIYALIALGYTMVYGIVKLINFAHGDIMMLGAYVGFFAIGLWGLPFPLALLVSMVFCAFLGVVIERIAYKPLRNAPRISALITAIGMSLLLENIALVLFGPDPRKMPPVISKEAINLGGVQISYLTIVTLVLAVGFMILLELFIKKTRTGKAMRAVSQDKAASTLMGIDVNRIISVTFAIGSALGALGGVLYAVAYPQIEPYMGMMPGLKAFVAAVLGGIGSIPGAMIGGFIMGIVESLTKGYISSQWSDAVVFGILILVLLVKPSGLLGKNTREKV from the coding sequence ATGCAATTCATACAGCAGTTAATCAATGGTATCCACGTAGGCAGCATCTACGCGCTGATCGCATTGGGTTACACCATGGTATATGGAATTGTAAAGCTGATTAACTTCGCACACGGGGATATTATGATGCTCGGTGCGTATGTAGGCTTTTTCGCGATTGGATTATGGGGGTTACCTTTTCCACTCGCATTATTGGTATCAATGGTATTTTGTGCGTTCTTGGGGGTTGTGATTGAACGAATCGCCTATAAGCCCTTGCGGAATGCTCCGAGAATTTCAGCTTTGATCACAGCGATCGGAATGAGTTTATTATTAGAAAATATCGCACTGGTGTTATTCGGGCCGGATCCACGAAAAATGCCACCTGTTATTTCTAAGGAAGCAATTAATTTAGGCGGGGTACAAATTAGCTATTTGACGATTGTTACACTAGTACTGGCAGTTGGATTTATGATTCTTTTGGAATTATTTATTAAGAAAACCAGAACCGGAAAAGCAATGCGTGCTGTGTCTCAAGACAAAGCGGCTTCAACCCTAATGGGGATTGACGTTAACCGTATTATTTCCGTTACCTTTGCCATTGGTTCCGCACTGGGCGCCCTTGGTGGAGTTTTGTATGCAGTTGCATATCCACAAATTGAGCCTTATATGGGTATGATGCCAGGCCTAAAGGCCTTTGTTGCCGCTGTTTTGGGCGGAATTGGCAGCATTCCAGGTGCGATGATCGGTGGATTTATTATGGGAATCGTGGAGAGTTTGACGAAAGGCTATATATCCAGTCAATGGTCTGATGCTGTAGTATTTGGCATTTTGATTCTCGTATTACTAGTCAAGCCATCAGGCTTGCTTGGCAAGAATACAAGAGAGAAGGTGTAA
- the cysK_2 gene encoding cysteine synthase A: MIVNNLIELIGHTPMVKLQKITPKSGAEVYVKLEGMNPGGSVKDRAALGMIEAAEKAGTLRPGMKIVEPSSGNTGIALALIGRLKGYDITIIMPDSMSEERRQLITAYGAHLELTPGSKGMQGTIDLALSMQERDANVFIPYQFVNKHNPCKHYETTAEEILADLPKISAFVAGVGTGGTITGVGKRLKEENQEIQIIAVEPEESDVLSGGTPGPHKIQGIGAGFIPEIYRAKYVDDVLTVTTEDALAFAKRLVKTEGLFVGISAAANILATLRLAESYQAGDQLVTIAPDGGEKYLSMGIYA, from the coding sequence ATGATTGTCAATAATTTAATTGAACTGATTGGACATACACCCATGGTGAAACTGCAGAAAATCACTCCAAAATCCGGGGCTGAAGTATATGTGAAGCTAGAAGGAATGAATCCAGGTGGCAGCGTCAAGGACCGAGCCGCATTGGGCATGATTGAAGCCGCAGAGAAAGCTGGAACACTAAGGCCGGGCATGAAAATCGTTGAACCCTCCAGTGGCAACACAGGCATTGCTCTCGCTCTAATTGGTCGCTTGAAGGGCTATGACATTACCATTATCATGCCAGATAGCATGAGCGAAGAACGCCGCCAATTGATTACCGCCTACGGTGCGCATCTTGAATTAACACCGGGATCCAAGGGCATGCAAGGTACCATCGACTTAGCCCTCTCCATGCAGGAAAGAGATGCAAATGTTTTTATCCCCTATCAATTTGTCAACAAGCACAATCCGTGCAAACATTATGAAACCACGGCAGAAGAAATTCTAGCCGACCTTCCTAAAATTTCAGCCTTTGTTGCAGGCGTAGGTACAGGTGGTACGATTACAGGCGTTGGTAAGCGTCTAAAAGAAGAAAACCAAGAGATTCAGATTATTGCTGTCGAACCTGAAGAGTCCGACGTGTTGTCAGGTGGAACTCCCGGTCCCCATAAGATCCAAGGGATTGGTGCAGGCTTTATCCCAGAGATCTATCGTGCGAAATACGTTGATGATGTGCTAACCGTCACAACGGAGGATGCCTTGGCCTTTGCCAAACGATTGGTTAAAACTGAAGGACTGTTTGTGGGTATCTCCGCCGCAGCCAACATTCTGGCGACCCTGCGTTTAGCAGAGTCCTATCAGGCTGGCGATCAGCTTGTGACGATTGCCCCAGATGGAGGCGAGAAATATCTTTCTATGGGAATTTATGCGTAA
- the sfsA gene encoding DNA/RNA nuclease SfsA: MGIQWIEGVFLARPNRFVAEVQIDGKVERAHVPNTGRLQELLIPGVAIALAIHLDPKRKYRLSLRQVKYRGIWVSIDSQLPNRLVKEALETGLIFPNEKWGRIQSEASCGESRFDFALHGPRGIRWLEVKGVTLEREEWGYFPDAPTTRGTRHVRHLQRLVEAGQEAAVIFVIQNAWAKGITPNLEKDPEFAQAVREACEAGVQFFAYCWGFEHGETSFFGARPVEINRV; the protein is encoded by the coding sequence ATGGGAATTCAATGGATAGAGGGTGTTTTTTTGGCAAGACCCAATCGATTTGTAGCGGAAGTTCAGATTGATGGTAAAGTAGAGCGGGCGCATGTTCCCAATACGGGACGATTGCAAGAGTTGTTGATTCCCGGTGTGGCGATTGCCTTGGCCATTCATTTAGATCCAAAAAGGAAATATCGATTGAGCTTGCGACAGGTGAAATATCGAGGGATTTGGGTGTCAATCGATTCACAGTTGCCAAATCGATTGGTGAAGGAAGCGCTTGAAACAGGGCTGATATTTCCAAATGAGAAGTGGGGGAGAATTCAATCTGAAGCCTCTTGTGGAGAAAGTCGTTTTGATTTTGCCTTGCATGGCCCAAGGGGCATTCGTTGGCTTGAGGTGAAGGGTGTGACACTGGAGCGTGAGGAGTGGGGGTATTTTCCCGACGCACCGACGACCAGGGGAACTCGCCATGTTCGTCATCTTCAGAGGCTTGTAGAAGCGGGTCAAGAAGCAGCGGTCATCTTTGTCATACAAAACGCATGGGCCAAGGGAATTACTCCGAATCTTGAGAAAGATCCAGAATTTGCGCAGGCGGTGAGAGAAGCGTGTGAAGCTGGGGTTCAATTTTTTGCATATTGTTGGGGATTTGAGCATGGAGAGACCAGTTTTTTTGGTGCTCGACCCGTAGAAATAAATAGGGTATAA
- a CDS encoding ABC transporter substrate-binding protein, with protein sequence MRGKKYVALFILVALVLGAFAGCSGGDTEAETVKIGLIAPTTGQVAVYGQAVQNAVEMAVEERNAAGGILGKQIELISYDNKGDATETVNAFNRLVDNDGIDAFIGAVISSTSLTIAPLAVEAGIPMITPTGTNLEITPIGDNIFRACFIDPYQGKVIGQFAFNELKAQKAAVMFNTADDYSVGLKDAFVAAFEAAGGEIVAVEGYTGGTDKDFKALLTNVKAEAPDVLFLPDYYNTVGLIADQAKEVGVDATLVGADGWDGVLGVSPESVEGGYFANHYAKDDPDEFVQSFISEYTEKYGEAPNALAALGYDGAEIMFAAIESAGSTDKAAIIEAMGNTSIDGVTGHIVFDADGNPEKSISIITIEDGKDVLYGKFGAK encoded by the coding sequence ATGAGAGGCAAAAAATACGTAGCATTATTTATTTTGGTGGCATTGGTCCTCGGCGCATTTGCAGGATGTTCAGGCGGCGATACAGAAGCAGAGACGGTGAAAATTGGTCTCATTGCACCAACAACTGGCCAAGTAGCAGTTTACGGTCAAGCAGTGCAAAACGCAGTTGAAATGGCTGTTGAAGAACGAAATGCAGCTGGCGGTATTTTGGGGAAGCAAATTGAACTGATTTCCTACGATAACAAAGGTGACGCGACTGAAACTGTTAATGCATTTAACCGATTGGTTGATAATGATGGAATCGACGCATTTATTGGTGCGGTTATCAGTTCAACATCATTAACGATTGCTCCATTGGCAGTGGAAGCTGGCATACCGATGATTACACCTACAGGAACCAACTTGGAGATTACACCAATTGGTGACAATATCTTCCGCGCATGCTTTATTGACCCGTATCAAGGCAAAGTAATCGGCCAATTCGCATTTAATGAATTGAAAGCACAAAAAGCGGCTGTTATGTTTAATACAGCGGATGATTATTCGGTTGGTTTGAAAGACGCATTTGTTGCGGCATTCGAAGCAGCTGGCGGTGAAATTGTTGCAGTAGAAGGCTACACTGGCGGAACTGACAAGGACTTTAAAGCACTTTTGACAAATGTAAAAGCAGAAGCTCCGGATGTCTTGTTCCTTCCAGATTACTACAATACAGTTGGTTTGATCGCTGATCAAGCTAAGGAAGTTGGCGTAGATGCAACCTTGGTTGGGGCTGATGGATGGGATGGCGTTTTAGGCGTTTCTCCAGAGTCAGTTGAAGGCGGATACTTCGCAAACCATTATGCAAAAGATGACCCGGATGAGTTTGTTCAATCATTTATTTCTGAGTACACAGAAAAATATGGTGAGGCACCAAATGCTTTGGCGGCCTTGGGATATGATGGCGCAGAAATCATGTTCGCAGCGATTGAGTCTGCAGGTTCTACAGACAAAGCAGCGATTATTGAAGCTATGGGTAACACATCAATCGACGGTGTTACAGGCCACATCGTATTCGATGCGGACGGAAATCCAGAGAAGAGTATTTCAATCATTACAATTGAAGATGGAAAAGATGTGCTTTACGGTAAGTTTGGTGCAAAATAA
- a CDS encoding ABC transporter ATP-binding protein: MSLLSCKDIGISFGGLKAVDHFSIDINPQELVGLIGPNGAGKTTIFNMMTGVYLPTEGDIQVDGKSVVGKKPYDIVQMGAARTFQNIRLFRELTVIENVKIALHHEIKYGTFAGILRGKKYDNAEAKAQKEALELLKIFEMEEYAEQKAKNLPYGKQRKLEIARALATNPKILMLDEPAAGMNPQETQELMDTIHFIRDHFQISVLLIEHDMNLVMGICERLIVIDYGKIIAKGTPEEIRSNEQVIGAYLGS, from the coding sequence ATGAGTCTATTGAGTTGTAAGGACATAGGGATCTCCTTTGGCGGTTTGAAAGCGGTTGATCATTTCTCCATTGATATCAATCCACAAGAATTGGTTGGCTTGATCGGACCGAACGGTGCGGGGAAAACCACTATTTTTAATATGATGACGGGTGTTTATCTTCCAACGGAAGGTGACATTCAAGTTGACGGAAAGAGTGTTGTAGGCAAGAAACCATATGATATTGTACAGATGGGTGCCGCAAGAACCTTTCAAAATATACGTTTATTTAGAGAACTAACGGTAATTGAAAATGTGAAAATTGCACTTCATCATGAAATTAAGTATGGAACCTTTGCAGGAATTCTGCGTGGCAAGAAGTATGATAATGCGGAAGCCAAGGCGCAAAAAGAAGCACTGGAGCTACTAAAAATCTTTGAAATGGAAGAGTATGCCGAGCAAAAGGCGAAAAATTTACCTTACGGAAAACAGCGTAAGTTAGAGATTGCTCGTGCATTGGCAACCAATCCCAAGATCTTGATGCTAGATGAGCCAGCTGCTGGTATGAATCCTCAGGAAACCCAGGAATTGATGGACACCATTCACTTTATTCGTGATCATTTTCAGATTTCCGTTTTGTTGATTGAGCATGATATGAATTTGGTTATGGGGATTTGCGAACGACTAATTGTAATCGACTATGGAAAAATTATCGCCAAGGGAACACCAGAAGAAATCCGTTCAAACGAACAGGTTATCGGTGCATACCTAGGCAGTTAG
- the nudC gene encoding NAD(+) diphosphatase, with protein MYQEGLSEQINIEYQDAKISINDKVLLFDNKGNSILRSQDDECFFIYKDLQNEGVEWGDQDFYYLFSIENEKYFVLIGQLPEGFSERFLTCSRSEIFSNRSDKFSYITLTASHIYDWYKKTKFCGACGEPMEARTDERAKTCKHCGNRIYPQISPVVIVAVSNANELLLTKYANRAHKRYALVAGFVEVGETLEAAVKREVMEETGVRVKNIKYFDSQPWGITGGLLSGFFADLDGDSTLTVDYEELHEARWMPAKDVQEMELNTKSLTGTLIEVWREKITFSETRK; from the coding sequence ATGTATCAGGAAGGGTTAAGTGAACAAATCAACATTGAATATCAAGACGCGAAAATTTCTATAAATGACAAGGTCTTACTGTTTGACAACAAGGGAAATTCTATCTTGAGATCTCAAGATGATGAGTGTTTTTTTATCTATAAAGACTTACAAAATGAAGGTGTTGAGTGGGGCGATCAGGATTTTTATTACTTGTTTTCTATCGAGAATGAAAAATATTTTGTTTTGATTGGCCAATTGCCGGAAGGGTTCAGTGAGAGATTTTTGACATGCTCAAGAAGTGAAATTTTCTCTAACCGGTCGGACAAATTTTCATATATCACCCTCACAGCTTCGCACATTTACGACTGGTATAAGAAAACAAAATTTTGTGGTGCCTGTGGTGAGCCAATGGAAGCGAGAACCGACGAACGAGCCAAAACCTGCAAGCATTGCGGCAATCGAATCTACCCACAAATTAGTCCGGTGGTGATTGTGGCGGTATCTAATGCAAACGAGTTATTGTTAACCAAGTATGCAAACCGTGCCCATAAGCGATATGCCTTGGTGGCGGGGTTTGTGGAAGTCGGCGAAACCTTGGAAGCGGCTGTAAAACGAGAAGTCATGGAAGAAACCGGTGTGAGGGTTAAGAACATCAAATACTTCGATAGCCAGCCCTGGGGGATTACAGGCGGATTGCTTTCTGGTTTTTTTGCCGACTTGGACGGGGACAGCACCTTAACCGTGGATTATGAGGAACTGCATGAAGCAAGATGGATGCCCGCAAAGGATGTCCAAGAAATGGAGCTCAATACAAAGTCTCTGACGGGCACGTTGATAGAAGTATGGCGAGAAAAGATTACTTTTAGCGAAACACGAAAATAG
- a CDS encoding cysteine hydrolase: MKVENLSEHFEQEAQEAIKGMIEQLRAKPPMVLEQLQFDRTAVIVMDLVNGFAKEGPLADERVKSLIPGISRLLSEASKRKIEMLAFRDCHSKESKEMKFYPAHCLADEKESELVDEIKGYHFSHVISKNSTNGFHTTEFLNWLKESRVDTFILVGDCTDLCIQHFAITLQTYLNQYNFEGKIVIPMDLVDTFHLGIHHGDLMNIMSLYQMMSNGIELVKEIQYQ; the protein is encoded by the coding sequence ATGAAAGTAGAAAATCTTTCTGAACATTTTGAACAAGAGGCGCAAGAGGCAATCAAGGGAATGATTGAGCAATTGAGGGCAAAACCGCCAATGGTTTTGGAACAATTGCAATTTGACCGAACAGCAGTTATTGTTATGGATCTGGTGAATGGGTTTGCCAAGGAAGGTCCCTTAGCGGATGAACGTGTGAAAAGTTTAATTCCAGGAATTAGTCGATTGTTATCAGAAGCTTCGAAACGGAAAATTGAGATGCTGGCTTTTCGAGATTGTCATAGCAAAGAGTCCAAGGAAATGAAGTTTTATCCCGCCCATTGTTTGGCGGATGAAAAAGAGAGTGAATTGGTGGATGAAATCAAGGGCTATCACTTTAGCCATGTCATCAGTAAAAATTCAACCAATGGTTTTCACACGACGGAGTTTTTAAATTGGCTGAAAGAAAGCCGTGTAGACACCTTTATTCTTGTTGGGGACTGTACGGATCTTTGCATTCAGCATTTTGCTATTACCCTGCAGACTTATTTGAATCAGTATAATTTTGAAGGAAAAATAGTGATTCCCATGGATCTGGTGGATACCTTCCACCTGGGGATACATCATGGGGATTTGATGAATATCATGAGTTTATATCAAATGATGAGTAATGGAATTGAATTGGTGAAAGAGATTCAATACCAATAA
- a CDS encoding nucleoside phosphorylase has product MKQPHILCEPSEIARYALLPGDPERVLRVAEFLDDWKEIAYNREFRTITGTYQGVAVTVTSTGIGGASACIAIEELSACGADTLIRIGSAGASQPEVEIGDLIISTGAVREEGASRMYVEHNYPAVPHFSVLRALVEEAEAKGLRHFVGLTRSHDSFYIDDESERMAKAHKNKLLGSDMETSALFVIASLRGLRAGSILNNVVKYESDVKEGINDYVDEADRAAQGEKQEILIALGAIKRLAERDLLQGGIND; this is encoded by the coding sequence ATGAAACAACCCCATATTTTATGCGAGCCATCTGAAATTGCACGATACGCACTTTTACCGGGAGATCCTGAGCGGGTGTTGCGGGTTGCAGAATTTTTGGATGATTGGAAAGAAATCGCATACAATCGAGAATTTCGAACCATTACAGGGACCTATCAAGGGGTTGCGGTTACAGTAACCTCGACGGGAATCGGTGGTGCTTCTGCATGCATCGCAATTGAAGAACTGTCTGCCTGTGGAGCGGATACCCTGATTCGAATTGGTAGTGCGGGTGCATCTCAACCGGAAGTTGAGATTGGCGACTTGATTATTTCCACGGGTGCCGTACGAGAAGAAGGTGCATCTCGGATGTATGTAGAGCATAATTATCCGGCAGTGCCTCATTTTTCGGTACTTCGGGCCCTAGTGGAAGAGGCGGAGGCTAAGGGTTTGCGTCATTTTGTTGGACTCACTCGCAGCCATGACAGCTTTTATATTGATGATGAGAGTGAGCGCATGGCAAAGGCGCATAAAAATAAGCTCTTGGGTTCGGATATGGAAACATCGGCATTGTTTGTGATTGCGTCTTTGCGTGGCTTGCGTGCCGGCAGTATTTTGAATAATGTTGTAAAATATGAATCGGATGTGAAAGAAGGCATCAATGACTATGTGGATGAGGCAGACCGTGCAGCTCAAGGCGAGAAACAAGAGATTCTGATCGCTCTTGGTGCCATCAAGCGATTGGCGGAACGGGACCTGCTGCAAGGAGGAATAAATGATTAA
- a CDS encoding branched-chain amino acid ABC transporter permease — translation MTEKRKRIVINLGLVLSVYVILFVLIKLKVINRYYEGIMIACLINVILATSLNLATGFLGQLALGHAGFMAVGAYTAAIVTKTVGMTGSVQLLFSLLLGGIAAGLMGVVIGIPALRLRGDYLGIITLGFGEIIRVLLFNLNITGGARGLKGIPKLAGFNLVFWVCVLVVFVLYAITNSKQGRAIMSIREDEIAAEAVGIPTVKYKLLGFVMAAFFAGIGGGLFAHYMTVLDPKTFNFMKSVEILVIVVLGGMGSLTGSVVAAIALTILPEALRSFSEYRLLLYSALLIVMMIFKPGGFFGQREFSIQALMKRLKKPVVEGGEE, via the coding sequence ATGACAGAAAAAAGAAAACGCATTGTCATAAATTTAGGCTTAGTACTTTCTGTTTATGTGATATTATTCGTACTAATTAAGTTGAAAGTGATAAACCGTTATTATGAAGGCATTATGATCGCATGTTTGATCAATGTGATTTTAGCAACAAGCTTAAATCTGGCGACAGGATTTTTGGGACAATTGGCTCTGGGTCATGCAGGCTTTATGGCGGTTGGCGCCTATACGGCAGCAATTGTGACAAAAACCGTTGGCATGACTGGATCGGTTCAATTGTTATTTTCTTTATTGCTTGGTGGTATTGCCGCTGGTTTGATGGGTGTTGTGATTGGTATTCCTGCTCTGCGTTTGCGAGGGGATTATTTAGGTATTATCACCCTGGGATTCGGCGAAATCATTCGAGTTCTACTCTTTAACCTGAACATAACGGGTGGTGCTAGAGGCTTGAAAGGAATTCCAAAGTTGGCTGGTTTCAACCTGGTATTCTGGGTTTGTGTGCTGGTTGTATTTGTTCTTTATGCGATTACCAATTCCAAACAGGGTCGTGCGATTATGTCGATTCGTGAGGATGAGATTGCTGCAGAAGCTGTTGGTATTCCAACGGTCAAGTACAAACTATTGGGCTTTGTGATGGCGGCCTTCTTCGCCGGTATCGGTGGCGGCTTATTTGCACATTATATGACGGTTTTGGATCCAAAGACCTTCAACTTTATGAAATCTGTTGAGATTTTGGTTATTGTTGTTTTGGGGGGCATGGGATCGTTAACGGGTTCTGTTGTGGCTGCGATCGCATTAACCATTTTGCCGGAAGCCCTTCGATCCTTCTCGGAGTATCGTTTGCTTCTTTACTCGGCATTATTGATTGTTATGATGATCTTTAAGCCAGGTGGATTTTTTGGACAACGTGAATTTTCTATCCAAGCTTTGATGAAACGATTGAAAAAACCGGTTGTGGAAGGAGGAGAAGAATGA
- a CDS encoding ABC transporter substrate-binding protein gives MKKTALFLILSMVVLTFAGCGGAAEESNTIRIGTIAPTTGQVAVYGQAVDQAVRMAVKDVNAAGGLLDKQIELIGYDNKGDITESVNAFNRLVDNDGISVFIGAVISSTTLTIAPLAVEAGIPMISATATNLEITPVGDNIFRACFIDPYQGVVMAQFAAEELKAKRVGILFNTADDYSTGLADSFKAEFEAAGGTITNFEGYTGGQDKDFKSILTNVKTEAPDVLFLPDYYNTVSLIAEQAKELGIESILIGGDGWDGVLGVTDGAVEGAYYASHFAKDDPAENVQAFITEFEAETGEMPNSFSALGYDAAMIMIEAVQTAGSTDSDAVVAALQATDYEGITGHIQFDADGNPVKSISIIHVVNGVDTLYGKFDAK, from the coding sequence ATGAAAAAAACAGCATTATTTTTGATTTTGAGTATGGTAGTACTGACATTTGCTGGATGTGGTGGTGCAGCAGAGGAATCGAATACGATTCGAATTGGAACGATTGCACCGACAACTGGTCAGGTAGCGGTTTATGGACAGGCCGTTGATCAAGCTGTTCGCATGGCAGTGAAAGATGTAAATGCAGCGGGTGGTTTGTTGGACAAGCAAATCGAATTGATCGGTTATGACAATAAAGGTGATATTACAGAGTCTGTCAATGCATTCAATCGTTTGGTTGACAACGATGGAATTTCTGTATTTATTGGTGCTGTAATCTCTTCAACGACGTTGACAATTGCACCATTGGCGGTAGAGGCTGGAATTCCTATGATTTCAGCAACGGCAACAAATCTAGAAATTACACCGGTTGGCGACAACATCTTCCGCGCATGTTTTATTGATCCTTATCAAGGTGTTGTTATGGCACAGTTTGCTGCAGAAGAGTTGAAAGCAAAGCGTGTCGGCATCTTGTTTAATACAGCTGATGACTACTCTACAGGCCTTGCAGATTCATTCAAAGCAGAATTTGAAGCGGCTGGCGGGACCATTACAAACTTCGAAGGATATACAGGCGGACAAGACAAAGACTTTAAGTCGATTCTAACGAATGTTAAAACAGAAGCACCAGACGTTTTGTTCTTACCGGATTATTATAATACGGTTTCCTTAATCGCTGAGCAGGCCAAAGAATTGGGCATCGAATCAATTTTGATCGGTGGAGATGGCTGGGACGGAGTCTTGGGCGTAACAGACGGAGCGGTTGAAGGCGCATATTATGCGAGCCATTTTGCAAAGGATGACCCGGCTGAAAATGTACAAGCTTTTATTACAGAATTTGAAGCAGAAACAGGTGAAATGCCAAATTCATTCTCAGCGTTGGGCTACGATGCGGCTATGATTATGATTGAAGCGGTTCAAACAGCTGGATCAACAGATTCAGATGCAGTGGTAGCAGCCTTGCAAGCAACCGATTACGAAGGTATTACCGGACATATTCAATTTGATGCAGACGGTAATCCTGTGAAGAGTATTTCAATTATTCATGTTGTTAATGGTGTCGATACACTTTATGGAAAATTTGACGCAAAATAA